A genomic stretch from Halobacillus ihumii includes:
- a CDS encoding ArsR/SmtB family transcription factor gives MLKIMASPTKLKVIFALTQKNELSVGEMATIIGTSSGTASHHLSILRKLGLVTLRKERKESLYSIKSEQINSLVLSIVDLGRTI, from the coding sequence ATGCTTAAAATCATGGCTAGCCCAACTAAACTAAAAGTTATCTTTGCTTTAACACAAAAGAACGAATTATCCGTAGGTGAAATGGCTACTATTATTGGCACATCTTCTGGGACAGCCTCCCATCATCTAAGTATATTAAGAAAACTGGGACTAGTAACACTCCGAAAGGAACGAAAGGAATCATTGTATTCAATTAAAAGTGAGCAAATCAATAGCCTTGTTTTATCTATCGTCGATTTGGGAAGGACCATATGA
- the qoxA gene encoding cytochrome aa3 quinol oxidase subunit II, with protein sequence MNIKIVVKYIASPFALLFILSGCSAGVLDPKGPVASTQYDLIIYSIILMSVVLVPVFIVFGYVVYKYRERPENKDYEPPEIEGNKKLEVLWTVIPIIIVTLLAVPTVKATYDLETSPSPKQEPLVIKVTSAQWKWIFQYPEQGIQTVNYAYIPVDVPVKFILTSAGAMNSFWVPQLGGQSYTMAGMKDQMFLEASEEGVYRGKGANFTGRRFADMKFKVTAESQQDFNAWVKKIKTTKPELTIEQAKQLMIPGTVGKMAFSSYPENFKMTQLKEGVQNEPKRD encoded by the coding sequence ATGAATATAAAAATTGTTGTGAAATACATAGCTAGTCCCTTTGCTTTGTTATTCATTCTTTCGGGATGTAGCGCTGGTGTACTTGATCCAAAGGGACCTGTTGCAAGTACACAGTATGATTTGATTATTTATTCGATTATATTGATGAGTGTTGTCTTGGTGCCAGTGTTTATTGTCTTCGGTTATGTGGTGTACAAGTATCGAGAGCGTCCTGAAAATAAAGATTACGAACCGCCAGAGATTGAGGGGAATAAAAAACTGGAGGTCTTGTGGACAGTGATTCCGATCATTATTGTTACCCTACTTGCTGTGCCAACAGTTAAAGCAACCTATGATTTAGAAACTTCACCTTCACCTAAGCAAGAACCGTTAGTCATCAAAGTGACGTCAGCTCAGTGGAAGTGGATTTTTCAATACCCTGAACAAGGTATTCAGACGGTGAATTATGCTTATATCCCGGTTGATGTACCGGTTAAATTTATATTAACGTCTGCCGGTGCGATGAACTCCTTCTGGGTACCACAATTAGGAGGTCAATCATACACAATGGCAGGGATGAAAGATCAAATGTTTCTTGAGGCATCTGAAGAAGGTGTTTATAGAGGAAAAGGCGCCAATTTTACTGGAAGAAGATTTGCCGACATGAAATTTAAGGTTACGGCTGAAAGCCAACAAGATTTTAATGCCTGGGTTAAAAAAATAAAGACCACCAAACCTGAGTTAACTATAGAGCAAGCAAAACAACTTATGATACCCGGCACCGTTGGAAAAATGGCCTTCTCTTCTTATCCGGAAAACTTTAAAATGACGCAACTGAAAGAAGGTGTACAAAATGAACCTAAGCGAGATTAA
- a CDS encoding LTA synthase family protein: MKNVKGAFGKFRNGYMTSIILLWLKTYVVLRFLFELSVESLLEEVILFISPLSFSILLFTLVRSDKFIKNIIYKALANLLATGVLYANLLYYRFFNDFITLPVVFQTKNFSDLGGSTATLAKPLDVFIFIDIIVLTLVSIVFAARRRKPKAAVPFKRRSRRFGILIALSIFVVNVGLAYIERPELLTRTFDREMLMKYLGPYNYQMYDVVLQSNTKVKRAFAESSELAPIRLYTEATPHGINAKMFGKAKGKNLILISLESTQSFVINNKVNGKEITPFLNDLIDKSYYFPNFYQQTGQGKTSDSEFLVENSLYGLPSGAVFFTNSQNEYNATPEILGKSGYESAVFHANNKSFWNRNIMYQTLGYDRYFSQEDFNITPEKSAGWGLKDEYLYKQSMKYLNNLNEPFYAKYITLTNHFPFSLEEEDEIVSEWDSQDGVFNRYFTTVSYEDNALKQFFNRLKEKGLYKDSLFVIYGDHNGISDNHTKAMEKYLGKPHTPYRHIQLQRVPLIIHNPGQKGKVMETVSGQIDLKPTILHLLGKHIKNDIQFGTDLFAKKRKDFTVLRDGSFITDKYIYTEGKCYRKPSGNEVESKQCQEWKPMAKEELNKSDQVVYGDLLRFLQPYSSNDNPDVDE, encoded by the coding sequence ATGAAGAATGTAAAAGGGGCATTTGGTAAGTTTCGAAACGGTTATATGACATCCATCATACTTTTATGGTTAAAAACTTACGTTGTCTTAAGATTTTTGTTTGAGTTATCAGTAGAATCGTTACTAGAGGAAGTTATTCTATTCATTTCACCTTTAAGCTTCTCTATCTTGTTGTTTACACTTGTTCGATCAGACAAATTCATTAAAAATATTATCTACAAAGCATTGGCCAATCTATTAGCCACTGGTGTTTTGTACGCTAACTTGCTATACTATCGCTTTTTCAACGACTTTATCACTTTGCCTGTCGTTTTTCAGACTAAAAACTTTAGCGATTTAGGGGGAAGTACGGCTACACTTGCTAAGCCTCTTGACGTTTTTATATTTATTGACATCATTGTGTTGACACTTGTTTCAATAGTGTTTGCTGCTAGAAGAAGAAAACCTAAAGCAGCAGTGCCTTTTAAACGTCGCTCCCGTCGTTTCGGTATTCTCATAGCCTTAAGTATTTTTGTGGTCAATGTCGGTTTGGCCTACATTGAGAGACCGGAATTGTTAACAAGAACTTTTGACCGAGAAATGCTGATGAAATATCTCGGTCCATACAACTATCAAATGTATGATGTAGTATTACAGTCAAACACGAAAGTTAAAAGAGCATTCGCCGAGAGTAGTGAATTAGCACCTATAAGATTATATACGGAGGCAACTCCTCATGGGATCAATGCCAAAATGTTTGGTAAAGCAAAAGGGAAAAATCTCATTCTTATCTCATTAGAATCGACCCAAAGCTTTGTGATCAATAACAAGGTGAATGGGAAGGAGATTACCCCATTTTTAAATGATTTAATTGATAAAAGCTACTATTTCCCGAATTTTTATCAGCAAACAGGACAAGGGAAGACATCGGACTCCGAATTCCTTGTCGAAAACTCATTATATGGTTTGCCAAGTGGTGCTGTATTCTTTACGAATTCTCAAAATGAGTATAATGCAACACCAGAAATTTTAGGGAAATCTGGCTATGAATCGGCTGTTTTCCATGCTAATAATAAGAGTTTTTGGAATCGCAACATTATGTATCAAACCCTTGGGTATGATCGTTATTTTTCTCAAGAAGACTTTAATATTACTCCAGAAAAGTCAGCAGGTTGGGGGTTAAAAGATGAGTACCTCTACAAACAATCCATGAAATACTTGAATAATCTAAACGAACCTTTTTATGCAAAATATATTACCTTGACCAACCACTTCCCTTTTTCCTTAGAAGAGGAAGATGAGATTGTTTCGGAATGGGATTCTCAGGACGGCGTTTTTAACCGGTATTTTACAACAGTTAGCTATGAGGATAATGCATTAAAACAATTTTTTAATAGGCTTAAAGAAAAAGGTCTATATAAGGATTCTCTTTTCGTCATTTATGGCGATCACAATGGTATATCAGACAATCACACTAAGGCAATGGAAAAATACCTTGGCAAACCACATACTCCGTACAGACACATCCAATTACAAAGAGTCCCACTCATTATTCATAATCCGGGACAAAAAGGCAAAGTCATGGAGACAGTGTCTGGACAAATTGATTTGAAACCAACCATCTTGCACTTGCTAGGTAAGCATATTAAAAACGATATCCAATTTGGAACAGATTTATTTGCCAAAAAAAGAAAAGATTTTACCGTATTAAGGGACGGAAGTTTTATCACGGACAAGTATATCTACACGGAAGGGAAATGCTATCGCAAACCAAGTGGTAATGAAGTTGAGTCAAAACAATGCCAAGAATGGAAACCGATGGCTAAAGAGGAGTTAAACAAATCCGATCAAGTCGTTTACGGGGATCTATTAAGGTTTTTGCAGCCGTATTCTTCTAATGATAACCCTGACGTTGACGAATAA